ACGACCCCCGGGATGAAATCCTCGCGCCGCAGGCGCCGGGCCGCCCCCTTGCCGGAGGCTACCCTCGATTTCACTTCAAGCGATGGAATGTCCAGAGCCATACTGCCTCATCCTCTCTGCCGGGGAACCCCCGATTGGGAAAATTTATACGAACAAGCTGCTGACCGAGGCGTCCTCATGAATGCGCCGTATGGCCTCGGCCAGTATCCGGCCCACGGAAAGAACGACAATTTTCTTTGTTTTCTTGCCATTCCCGCGAAACGGAATGGTGTCGGTCACCACGAGCTCCTCGATGGGCGAGGCCTCGATGCGGTCAATGGCAGGCCCGGAGAGGACCGCGTGACAGCACGAGGCGTACACCCTTTTGGCGCCTGCGTCCTTGAGCGCCTGGGCGCCCTGGCTCAGCGTCCCAGCCGTATCTACTATATCATCAACAATAAGTACATCGCGGTCCTTCACATCGCCGATAATGTGCATCACCTCGGAGACGTTCGCGCGCTCGCGCCGCTTGTCGATGATGCCGAGATCGGCGTTCAGCCGCTTGGCCGTGGCCCGGGCCCGCTCCACCCCGCCCGCATCAGGCGAGATGACGACCAGTTCATCGAACTCCTTCTTTTGAAG
This genomic stretch from bacterium harbors:
- a CDS encoding ribose-phosphate pyrophosphokinase is translated as MRGNRLKVFGGRSNPGLYRAIIDALGVEAGLIEIVDFSDGETFVRIKENIRGADVFAVQSLCQPGNANLMEMLIMMDAFRRSSAERITAVIPYFAYARQDRKAQPRVPITAKLVANLLASSGADRVITMDLHAGQIQGFFDIPVDHLYASPVVNEYLQKKEFDELVVISPDAGGVERARATAKRLNADLGIIDKRRERANVSEVMHIIGDVKDRDVLIVDDIVDTAGTLSQGAQALKDAGAKRVYASCCHAVLSGPAIDRIEASPIEELVVTDTIPFRGNGKKTKKIVVLSVGRILAEAIRRIHEDASVSSLFV